From a single Apium graveolens cultivar Ventura chromosome 2, ASM990537v1, whole genome shotgun sequence genomic region:
- the LOC141707570 gene encoding uncharacterized protein LOC141707570, which yields MDEQGNKFDEISNKDFFPQLTDDLVILILSMLDCDLKFLCNCMLVSKRFSFLIRLISSVSLSIPRPQDKPPVEIFRSQVMYVCKALRSFRSIRILHLEFIEEEYREIDFQWKAVFGSNACTCACLVLESITKLSSPGASADATVSATPTAADRQRTRAAIDGPVFWRLMYPNMWRNALAVLRPRLKRVVITDSGRQGMVCFGKSELHDAITCHSISDIWNNRFDKGRTSVKLFEVPELRLPKSGCIMKRVLLAIGKVGGNSGEDHKHDDMLNWEFVEEQKKFGEALNLMLRTPKNRLIDLFNESSNGVYYSHVRII from the coding sequence ATGGATGAGCAAGGAAACAAATTCGATGAAATTTCGAACAAGGATTTTTTTCCTCAACTTACTGACGATCTCGTGATTTTAATTTTGTCGATGCTCGATTGCGACCTCAAATTCTTGTGCAATTGTATGCTTGTCTCAAAGCGTTTTTCTTTTTTAATTCGTCTCATATCCTCGGTTAGTCTTTCTATCCCCAGACCACAAGACAAGCCCCCCGTAGAAATTTTTCGGTCTCAAGTTATGTATGTCTGCAAAGCCCTTAGAAGCTTCCGGAGTATTCGAATCCTCCACCTTGAATTCATTGAAGAGGAATACAGAGAAATTGATTTCCAGTGGAAGGCCGTGTTTGGATCCAATGCTTGTACATGTGCGTGTCTTGTACTTGAATCTATTACTAAACTTTCTTCTCCTGGTGCTAGTGCTGATGCAACTGTTAGTGCTACCCCTACCGCTGCTGATAGGCAAAGAACAAGAGCTGCAATAGATGGGCCGGTTTTCTGGCGTCTCATGTACCCAAATATGTGGCGTAATGCTCTAGCGGTTTTACGACCGCGGCTTAAACGTGTTGTAATTACTGATTCAGGAAGACAAGGGATGGTTTGTTTCGGAAAGTCAGAGCTCCATGATGCCATAACATGTCACTCTATTTCTGATATATGGAACAATAGGTTTGATAAAGGTCGAACAAGTGTCAAGTTGTTCGAGGTACCAGAGCTGCGTCTTCCTAAGTCAGGGTGTATAATGAAACGGGTCCTGCTTGCCATTGGTAAGGTCGGGGGAAATTCAGGTGAAGATCATAAGCATGATGATATGCTGAACTGGGAGTTTGTAGAGGAACAGAAAAAGTTTGGTGAAGCATTAAACTTGATGTTGAGAACCCCCAAGAACAGATTAATAGACCTCTTCAATGAGTCTTCTAACGGAGTATATTATTCACATGTAAGAATCATTTGA